From the Lathyrus oleraceus cultivar Zhongwan6 chromosome 4, CAAS_Psat_ZW6_1.0, whole genome shotgun sequence genome, one window contains:
- the LOC127073392 gene encoding primary amine oxidase-like — MASTTTIKLALFSVLTLLSFLAVVSVTPLHFQHPLDPLTKEEFLAVQTIVQNKYPISKNKLAFHYIGLDDPEKDHVLRYETHPTLVTIPRKIFVIAIINSQTHEIVINLKVRSILSDNVYNGYGFPILSINDQEIANELPLKYPPFIASVNKRGLNLSEVVCSSFTMGWFGEEKNIRTLRVDCFLKESTANIYVRPITGITIVVDLDLRKIVEYHDRDIEAVPTAENTEYQFSKQSPPFGPKQHSLTSHQPQGPGFQIKGHSVSWANWKFHIGFDVRAGIIISLASIYDLEKHKSRRVLYKGYISELFVPYQDPTEEFYFKTFFDSGEFGFGLSTVSLIPNRDCPPHAQFIDTYLHSADGTPILLKNAICVFEQYGNIMWRHTETGIPNESIEESRTEVNLIVRTIVTVGNYDNVIDWEFKASGSIKPSIALSGILEIKGTNIKHKDEIKEDLHGKLVSANSIGIYHDHFYIYYLDFDIDGTQNSFEKTSLKTVRIKDGSSKRKSYWTTETQTAKTESDAKITIGLAPAELVVVNPNIKTAVGNEVGYRLIPAIPAHPLLTEDDYPQIRGAFTNYNVWVTAYNRTEKWAGGLYVDRSRGDDTLAVWTKQNREIVNKDIVMWHVVGIHHVPAQEDFPIMPLLSTSFELRPTNFFERNPVLKTLSPRDVAWPGCSN; from the exons ATGGCTTCCACCACAACCATCAAGCTTGCTCTTTTTTCTGTTCTTACACTCCTCTCATTTCTTGCAGTTGTCTCAGTTACACCATTGCATTTTCAACATCCACTTGACCCTTTAACCAAAGAAGAGTTTCTAGCTGTTCAAACCATAGTCCAAAATAAATACCCCATCTCAAAGAACAAACTAGCTTTCCACTATATTGGCCTAGATGACCCTGAAAAAGATCATGTCTTAAGATATGAAACACACCCGACTCTTGTAACAATCCCTCGTAAAATCTTTGTTATTGCTATCATCAATAGCCAAACCCATGAGATAGTAATTAATTTAAAGGTGAGAAGCATTCTCTCTGACAATGTTTATAATGGATATGGTTTCCCTATCTTATCCATTAATGATCAAGAGATTGCCAATGAACTTCCATTAAAATATCCTCCTTTCATTGCCTCAGTTAACAAAAGAGGATTAAATCTCTCTGAGGTGGTGTGTTCTAGTTTCACTATGGGCTGGTTTGGAGAAGAGAAGAATATTAGAACTCTGAGGGTAGATTGTTTTTTGAAAGAAAGTACCGCGAATATCTACGTGAGACCTATTACTGGAATCACAATAGTTGTTGATCTCGATCTTAGGAAAATAGTTGAGTATCATGACAGAGATATTGAAGCAGTACCAACCGCAGAGAACACAGAATACCAATTTTCAAAACAAAGCCCACCATTTGGACCAAAACAACACAGTCTCACCAGTCATCAACCACAAGGTCCAGGATTCCAGATCAAAGGCCATAGTGTTAG TTGGGCAAACTGGAAGTTTCACATAGGATTTGATGTACGAGCTGGTATCATTATATCACTTGCTTCTATTTACGATCTTGAAAAGCATAAGTCCCGTCGTGTACTATACAAAGGCTACATTTCTGAACTTTTTGTACCTTATCAAGACCCAACTGAAGAATTTTACTTTAAAACCTTCTTTGACTCCGGAGAGTTTGGATTTGGTCTCTCCACGGTGTCTCTGATACCCAACAGAGACTGTCCACCACATGCTCAATTCATTGACACATACCTTCACTCAGCTGATGGTACCCCAATCTTGTTGAAGAACGCAATTTGTGTTTTTGAACAATACGGAAATATCATGTGGCGTCACACTGAAACTGGAATTCCTAATGAATCT ATCGAAGAATCTAGAACCGAAGTGAACTTGATCGTAAGAACCATAGTGACGGTTGGAAACTATGACAATGTTATAGATTGGGAGTTCAAAGCAAGTGGTTCCATCAAGCCTTCG ATAGCATTATCTGGTATACTTGAAATTAAGGGAACAAATATTAAGCACAAGGATGAGATTAAGGAAGATCTACATGGTAAACTTGTATCAGCAAACAGTATTGGAATTTACCATGACCATTTCTATATTTACTAtcttgattttgatattgatggTACACAAAACTCATTTGAGAAAACAAGTTTGAAGACAGTAAGAATCAAAGATGGAAGTTCAAAGAGAAAGAGTTATTGGACCACTGAAACTCAAACTGCTAAGACAGAATCAGATGCAAAAATCACAATTGGACTTGCACCTGCTGAACTTGTTGTGGTTAATCCAAACATTAAAACTGCTGTTGGAAACGAAGTTGGTTATCGTTTGATTCCAGCAATTCCAGCTCATCCATTATTAACAGAGGATGATTATCCACAAATACGTGGTGCTTTTACAAACTATAATGTTTGGGTGACAGCATATAATAGAACTGAAAAATGGGCGGGTGGACTTTACGTTGATCGTAGTCGCGGTGATGATACTTTGGCAGTTTGGACTAAACA GAATAGAGAGATTGTGAACAAGGACATAGTGATGTGGCATGTAGTTGGAATTCATCATGTTCCAGCACAGGAAGATTTTCCAATAATGCCACTATTGAGCACTTCATTTGAGCTGAGGCCAACCAATTTCTTTGAGAGGAATCCAGTTCTTAAAACACTTTCACCAAGAGATGTTGCATGGCCTGGTTGCTCCAATTAA